The sequence GCGGCTCGATGTCGTGAAGTGGCTCTTGGTTGCAGTTGTTGTTGTGATTGGTGTTGTTGCCAATCAGTACTACTCCGCGCAGCCGCTCTTCTATCGCGTGCTCGGCATTCTGGTTCTGGCGGGTGTTGCTGGCTTCGTTGCTCTGCAGACCGTCAAGGGTCGCGCCTTCTTTACCCTGGCGAAAGAAGCACGTGCCGAGATTCGCAAGGTCGTATGGCCGACTCGCCAAGAAACCACTCAGACCACCATGATCGTGGTCGCTGTAGTGCTGCTGATGGCGCTGCTGTTGTGGGGGCTCGATTCCCTGCTGGGTTGGCTCGTTTCCATGATTGTAGGTTAAGGGTGTTCCGTGGCTAAGCGTTGGTACGTTGTGCATGCCTACTCGGGCTACGAGAAGCATGTCATGCGCTCGCTGATCGAGCGGGTCAAACTGGCCGGCATGGAAGATGGCTTCGGCGAGATTCTGGTTCCCACGGAAGAAGTTGTGGAAATGCGTGGTGGCCAGAAGCGCAAGAGTGAGCGCAAGTTCTTTCCTGGCTACGTGCTGGTCCAGATGGACATGAACGAGGGTACTTGGCACTTGGTCAAGGACACTCCTCGTGTCATGGGTTTCATCGGCGGTACTGCTGATAAGCCGGCTCCGATTACTGACAAGGAGGCTGAGGCCATCCTTCGTCGCGTCGCCGATATAGCGGCGACAAGCCCAAGCCGAAGACTCTCTTCGAACCGGGCGAAACCGTTCGCGTCATCGATGGTCCCTTTGCGGACTTCAATGGCGTGGTTGAAGAGGTCAACTACGAAAAGAGCCGGATCCAGGTCGCAGTGCTCATTTTCGGTCGCTCCACTCCGGTGGAGCTGGAGTTCAGCCAAGTCGAGAAAGTCTGACTGGCAAAATTCATCCCACACCCCGCAGCCCTAGGCTGCGGGGTTTTGTCGTCCTTGGGATAAACGCGAAAGCAACCGGGGAGCCCTTCGGGGCGTTAGAACCCGTAACTGGAGTAGCAAATGGCTAAGAAAATTCAGGCTTACATCAAGCTGCAGGTAAAGGCTGGTCAAGCCAACCCGTCGCCGCCGGTTGGTCCCGCTTTGGGTCAGCACGGCGTGAACATCATGGAATTCTGCAAGGCGTTCAACGCCAAGACCCAGGGCATGGAACCTGGTCTGCCGACTCCTGTGATCATCACCGTTTACAGCGACCGCAGCTTCACCTTTGAAACCAAGAGCACCCCGGCCTCCGTGCTGCTGAAGAAAGCTGCTGGCATCACCAGCGGTTCCAGCCGCCCGAACAGCCAGAAAGTAGGCACCGTTACCCGTGCTCAGCTGGAAGATATCGCCAAAGCTAAACAGGCCGATCTGACTGCAGCTGACATGGAAGCGGCCGTGCGTACCATCGCCGGTTCCGCTCGTAGCATGGGCCTCAACGTGGAGGGTGTGTAATGGCTAAGCTGACCAAGCGTCAAAAGGCTATCGCCGAGAAAGTCGAAGCTGGCAAACAGTACGGCTTCGAAGATGCCGCCAAACTGCTGGCCGAGCTGTCGACCATCAAGTTCAAGGAATCCGTGGACATCGCCATCAACCTTGGCGTCGACCCGCGTAAATCCGACCAGGTCGTTCGCGGTGCCACCGTTCTGCCGAACGGCACTGGCAAGTCTGTCCGCGTTGCTGTGTTCACCCAGGGCCCGGGTGCCGAAGCCGCTCTGGCTGCTGGCGCTGACAAGGTCGGTATGGATGAACTGGCTGCCGAGATGAAAGCAGGCGACCTGAACTACGACGTGGTCATCGCTTCCCCGGACGCGATGCGTGTCGTTGGTCAACTCGGTCAGGTGCTGGGCCCGCGCGGTCTGATGCCGAACCCGAAAGTGGGTACCGTTACCCCGGACGTAGCCACTGCCGTCAAGAACGCCAAGGCTGGTCAGGTTCGTTTCCGTACCGACAAGAACGGCATCATCCACGCCTCCGTTGGCAAGATCGATTTCGAGCCGGTCAAGCTGAAGCAGAACGTCGAAGCTCTGCTGGCTGACCTGAAGCGCCTGAAGCCCGCCTCCTCGAAAGGCGTGTACGTTCAGCGCGTGACCCTGAGCACCACCATGGGCCCGGGTCTGCAGATCGATCAGGCTTCTCTGGAAGGCTGATAAGACAAAGTCGGGTGGTGGGCCTGGCCCATCACCCGCAGGTATTGGGGTCCCTGCCTGGCGGGGGCTATCCAAGACCGTAGGCGGCGCAAGCCTTAAACCTCAAGCCTACGCAGATGGTGCTCCCGATTCGTTTACCGAATCAGACACCAAAACGCCGTCCGGCTCCGGCTGGACGAATCGGTAACATCCAGGAGTAAACCCGTGGCAATCAAACTCGAAGACAAGAAGGCCATCGTCGCTGAAGTCAACGAGGCTGCCAAAGCCGGTCTGTCCGCTGTCGTGGCTGATGCCCGTGGCGTGACTGTCGGCGCAATGACCGGACTCCGTAAAGAGGCCCGCGCAGCTGGTGTGTACGTGAAAGTCGTGCGTAACACCCTGCTCAAGCGCGCCGTTGAAGGCACTCAATTTGAAGTGCTCAACGACACGTTCAAGGGCCCGACCCTGATCGCTTTCTCCAACGAACATCCGGGCGCTGCCGCTCGTATCTTCAAGGAGTTCGCCAAGGGTCAGGACAAGTTCGAGATCAAGGCGGCCGCGTTCGAGGGTCAATTCCTCGCAGCCAATCAGATCGACGTTCTGGCAACCCTGCCGACCTACAACGAAGCCGTTGCACAGCTGATGAGCGTGATCCAAGGCGCTACCAGCAAGCTGGCTCGTACTCTGGCGGCAATTCGTGACCAGAAAGAAGCAGCCGCTGCCTAAGGCATCCGGTTCGCTTTCAACCTTTTTTGTTTAATAGATGGCGCGAGCGCCGTCGCCCAATACAGGAATTAGAGTCATGGCTCTGACCAACGAAGACATCATCAACGCCGTAGCCGAAATGTCCGTCATGCAAGTGGTGGAACTGATCAAGGCAATGGAAGAGAAATTCGGTGTAACCGCTGCCGCTGCTGTTGCTGCTGGCCCGGCTGTTGCCGCTGCTGCTGTTGAAGAGCAAACCGAGTTCACCATCGTTCTGGCCGAAGCTGGCGAGAAGAAAGTGAACGTGATCAAGGTCGTCCGCGAGCTGACCGGCCTGGGCCTGAAAGAAGCCAAGGCTGTCGTTGACGGCGCCCCGGGCGTGGTCAAGGAAGGCGCTTCGAAAGAAGAAGCCGAAGCTGCCAAGAAGGCTCTGGAAGAAGCTGGCGCCAAGGTCGAACTCAAGTAAGTTCGCGCCTTGCGTCTACAGCCCAAGCGTTAAGCGACAGGCTGATGGCTGGTGGCTTTTGCCACCGGCCTTTTTCCGTTATGGGAAGGGTGCCGATTGGCCCCCTCCCTTAACGCGAAAGTCCCACCGCGTGCGGTGGCGCAAACGTCAGGTTTGCACGATTTTTCGGCTGCTCCCGTGGGAGAAGCCAAACAAGCAGGTGACCAAGCTGGGGAACGCTGATGGCTTACTCATACACTGAGAAAAAACGTATCCGCAAGGACTTTAGCAAGTTGCCGGACGTCATGGATGTGCCGTATTTGCTGGCCATCCAGCTGGATTCCTATCGCGAATTCCTGCAGGCAGGTGCAAGCAAGGATCAGATCCGTGACATCGGTCTGCATGCGGCCTTCAAGTCCGTTTTCCCGATTATCAGCTATTCCGGCAATGCTGCCCTGGAATACGTCGGTTATCGCCTGGGCGAGCCGGCATTTGACGTCAAGGAGTGCGTGCTGCGCGGCGTGACATTCGCTGTCCCGCTGCGTGTGAAAGTGCGCCTGATCATTTTCGACAAAGAATCGTCGAGCAAAGCGATCAAGGACATCAAGGAACAGGAAGTCTACATGGGGGAAATCCCCCTGATGACCGAGAACGGTACCTTCATCATCAACGGTACCGAGCGCGTCATCGTCTCCCAGCTGCACCGTTCCCCGGGTGTGTTCTTCGACCACGACCGTGGCAAGACCCACAGCTCCGGCAAGCTGCTGTACTCCGCGCGCATTATTCCTTACCGCGGTTCCTGGCTGGACTTCGAGTTCGATCCGAAGGACTGCGTGTTCGTGCGTATCGACCGTCGCCGCAAGCTGCCGGCGTCTGTCCTGCTGCGCGCGCTGGGTTACAGCACTGAAGAAGTGCTCAACGCCTTCTATGACACCAACCTGTTCCAGGTGAAGGGCGAGACCCTCAATCTGGAGCTGGTGCCGCAACGTCTGCGTGGGGAAATCGCCGCGTTCGATATCAAGGACGCTTCCGGCAAGGTCATCGTCGAGCAGGGCCGCCGTATCACCGCGCGCCACATCAATCAGCTCGAGAAGGCCGGCATCAAAGAGCTGGAAGTGCCCTTCGACTACCTC is a genomic window of Pseudomonas knackmussii B13 containing:
- the secE gene encoding preprotein translocase subunit SecE, whose product is MNAKAEAKDSRLDVVKWLLVAVVVVIGVVANQYYSAQPLFYRVLGILVLAGVAGFVALQTVKGRAFFTLAKEARAEIRKVVWPTRQETTQTTMIVVAVVLLMALLLWGLDSLLGWLVSMIVG
- the rplK gene encoding 50S ribosomal protein L11, whose amino-acid sequence is MAKKIQAYIKLQVKAGQANPSPPVGPALGQHGVNIMEFCKAFNAKTQGMEPGLPTPVIITVYSDRSFTFETKSTPASVLLKKAAGITSGSSRPNSQKVGTVTRAQLEDIAKAKQADLTAADMEAAVRTIAGSARSMGLNVEGV
- the rplA gene encoding 50S ribosomal protein L1, whose translation is MAKLTKRQKAIAEKVEAGKQYGFEDAAKLLAELSTIKFKESVDIAINLGVDPRKSDQVVRGATVLPNGTGKSVRVAVFTQGPGAEAALAAGADKVGMDELAAEMKAGDLNYDVVIASPDAMRVVGQLGQVLGPRGLMPNPKVGTVTPDVATAVKNAKAGQVRFRTDKNGIIHASVGKIDFEPVKLKQNVEALLADLKRLKPASSKGVYVQRVTLSTTMGPGLQIDQASLEG
- the rplJ gene encoding 50S ribosomal protein L10, which produces MAIKLEDKKAIVAEVNEAAKAGLSAVVADARGVTVGAMTGLRKEARAAGVYVKVVRNTLLKRAVEGTQFEVLNDTFKGPTLIAFSNEHPGAAARIFKEFAKGQDKFEIKAAAFEGQFLAANQIDVLATLPTYNEAVAQLMSVIQGATSKLARTLAAIRDQKEAAAA
- the rplL gene encoding 50S ribosomal protein L7/L12, which gives rise to MALTNEDIINAVAEMSVMQVVELIKAMEEKFGVTAAAAVAAGPAVAAAAVEEQTEFTIVLAEAGEKKVNVIKVVRELTGLGLKEAKAVVDGAPGVVKEGASKEEAEAAKKALEEAGAKVELK